Within the Streptomyces sp. NBC_00353 genome, the region GGAGGCCAGCGGCATCCCGTTCGGTGCCGGTCTGGTCAAGAACGCGTACGTCGGCCGGACCTTCATCCAGCCGTCCCAGACCATTCGCCAGCTCGGCATCCGCCTCAAGCTGAACCCGCTCAAGGAAGTCATCAAGGGCAAGCGCCTGGTGGTCGTCGACGACTCGATCGTCCGCGGCAACACCCAGCGCGCACTGGTCCGGATGCTCCGCGAGGCCGGCGCCGCCGAGATCCACATCCGGATCTCGTCCCCGCCGGTGAAGTGGCCCTGCTTCTTCGGTATCGACTTCGCGACCCGCGCGGAGCTGATCGCCAACGGCATGTCGGTCGACGAGATCTGCACGTCGATGGGTGCAGACTCGCTCGCGTACATCTCGCTCGACGCGATGGTCGAGGCGACGACGATCGCCAAGCCGAACCTGTGCCGCGCCTGCTTCGACGGCGAGTACCCGATGGAGCTCCCGGACCCGGAGCTGCTCGGCAAGCAGCTGCTGGAGACCGAGCTGGCGGCAGGCCCCGCGGCCACCGCCGCGGCCGACGCGCTGCGTCGTCCGTGACCGGCCAGGCACACCGGCCCTGCCATCAGCCCCGTATTTCCACACGAAAGATCCCAGGCAATGTCTGAGACAACAGGTGCTTCCTACGCGGCAGCGGGCGTCGACATCGAGGCCGGCGACCGTGCCGTCGAGCTGATGAAGGAGTGGGTGAAGAAGACGCAGCGCGCTGAAGTCGCGGGCCTTGGCGGCCTGGGCGGATTCGCCGGCCTCTTCGACGCCTCGGCGCTCAAGCGTTACGAGCGTCCGCTCCTCGCCTCCGCCACCGACGGCGTCGGCACGAAGGTCGACCTCGCCCGCCAGATGGGTGTGTACGACACCATCGGCCACGACCTCGTCGGCATGGTCGTCGACGACCTGGTCGTCTGCGGCGCCGAGCCGCTCTTCATGACCGACTACATCTGCGTCGGCAAGGTGCACCCCGAGCGTGTCGCGTCCATCGTGAAGGGCATCGCCGAAGGCTGTGTCCTGGCCGGCTGCGCCCTGGTCGGCGGCGAGACGGCCGAACACCCGGGCCTGCTCGGCCCCGACGACTTCGATGTCGCCGGCGCCGGTACGGGCGTGGTCGAGGCCGACCGGCTGCTCGGCCCGGACCGTATCCGTAAGGGTGACGCGGTCATCGCGATGGCGTCGTCCGGACTTCACTCCAACGGGTACTCGCTCGTCCGCCACGTCGTCTTCGACCGGGCCGGCTGGGCGCTGGACCGCGACGTCGAGGAGTTCGGCCGCACGCTCGGCGAGGAGCTCCTGGAGCCCACCAAGATCTACTCGCTGGACTGCCTGGCGCTGACCCGTACGACCGAGGTGCACGGCTTCAGCCACGTCACCGGCGGCGGCCTCGCCAACAACCTCGCCCGGGTCATCCCGGACGGGCTGCACGCCACGGTCGACCGCTCCACCTGGACGCCCGGCGCGGTCTTCGACCTGGTCGGCAAGGCCGGTCAGGTCGAGCAGCTGGAGCTGGAGAAGACGCTCAACATGGGTGTCGGCATGATCGCGATCGTCCCCGCGGACTCGGTGGACGTCGCGCTGACGACGCTGGCCGACCGTGGAGTCGACTCCTGGGTCGCCGGTGAGATCACGGATCGCGGCACGCATGCGACGGGTGCCGAGCTCACGGGTTCGTACGCGCGGTAGCCGGGGTGGGGGCAGGACGCACCGGAGCCGTCCGGTGCGTTCGCTCTGCCCTCCATCGCCGGGCGGGCCGGGAACGAGCGCATCCCGGCCCGGCTCAGCCTGATCAGGACAGCACAAAACCCGGTCCGGGCAGGCCCGAACCGGGTTGTTGTGTCAGCGCGAGGTCAAGCGCCGCGGCGCTGTGACGACGGACCGGACTGATCGTCCTCGTCCTCGTCCTCGTCGTCGTTGTACAGATCCGCGTACTGTGCGTACGGGTCATCTTCCTCGTCGTCGTCCTCGAACGGCTCTGCGTTCGGTGGTTGACTCGAAGGCGATGCGCCCAGCTCATTGGCCAGACGCGACAGGTCAGTCCCGCCGCTGCTGTACTTCAGCTGGCGGGCGACCTTTGTCTGCTTGGCCTTTGCCCGGCCGCGCCCCATGGCTCGACCCCCTCGGTGACGGGGCTCGACGGCCCCAGAGTCTTGACACGCGTTCATGTTTCAGGACGGACTCTCGGCAGAGAGACCGTGCCCGTAGGGCTTTAACGGTACCTGCTTCCGTGGCCATACGGTACGCCGCCCGCATCACACGCCCCGGAACAGGACCAGCAAGAAGC harbors:
- the purM gene encoding phosphoribosylformylglycinamidine cyclo-ligase, encoding MSETTGASYAAAGVDIEAGDRAVELMKEWVKKTQRAEVAGLGGLGGFAGLFDASALKRYERPLLASATDGVGTKVDLARQMGVYDTIGHDLVGMVVDDLVVCGAEPLFMTDYICVGKVHPERVASIVKGIAEGCVLAGCALVGGETAEHPGLLGPDDFDVAGAGTGVVEADRLLGPDRIRKGDAVIAMASSGLHSNGYSLVRHVVFDRAGWALDRDVEEFGRTLGEELLEPTKIYSLDCLALTRTTEVHGFSHVTGGGLANNLARVIPDGLHATVDRSTWTPGAVFDLVGKAGQVEQLELEKTLNMGVGMIAIVPADSVDVALTTLADRGVDSWVAGEITDRGTHATGAELTGSYAR
- a CDS encoding DUF3073 domain-containing protein; translated protein: MGRGRAKAKQTKVARQLKYSSGGTDLSRLANELGASPSSQPPNAEPFEDDDEEDDPYAQYADLYNDDEDEDEDDQSGPSSQRRGA